One genomic segment of Streptomyces sp. RerS4 includes these proteins:
- a CDS encoding NUDIX hydrolase, producing MTERPVVKRTARAILLDGDDLILIKRTKPGVDPYWVTPGGGVEPSDATVVDALHRELDEELGAKITDVVPCFVDTIEHIDSGGVTGVKVQHFFVCHLESMDPSRRHGPEVDEPAGEYEIVRVPFSRVGIAAVHLVPLSLRHYLDGNIEGVRAMHAPDLG from the coding sequence ATGACCGAACGACCCGTGGTCAAACGCACCGCCCGCGCGATCCTGCTCGACGGTGACGACCTGATCCTCATCAAGCGCACCAAGCCCGGCGTCGACCCCTACTGGGTCACCCCCGGCGGGGGAGTGGAGCCCTCGGACGCCACCGTCGTCGACGCCCTCCACCGCGAACTCGACGAGGAACTCGGAGCGAAGATCACCGACGTGGTCCCGTGTTTCGTCGACACCATCGAGCACATCGACTCCGGCGGGGTGACCGGGGTGAAGGTGCAGCACTTCTTCGTCTGCCACCTCGAATCCATGGACCCGTCCCGGCGACACGGACCGGAGGTCGACGAGCCCGCCGGCGAGTACGAGATCGTCCGCGTGCCCTTCAGCCGCGTCGGCATCGCCGCCGTCCACCTCGTCCCACTGTCCCTGCGCCACTACCTCGACGGGAACATCGAGGGCGTGCGCGCGATGCACGCTCCGGACCTGGGCTGA
- a CDS encoding LysR family transcriptional regulator translates to MDLALLRTFVAVHRAGSFTRAATLLGLSQPAVTSQIRTLERQLGRPLFHRRARGVTPTAVGDELAHKAAPHLDALLRIAETEREAAGTLRTLHLAGPPEFLCLRVLPALAPLVGQGQTLRTAFTSDAEQALDGLAAGQHDLVVTTSRPRGGLFSASPLCDEDHVLVAAPYWAALADPAELRANGPLALDGVPVVEVHESLPLVTRYWGAVFDRVPECAATVVAPDLRAVLECVRAGAGLAVLPRYLCRDDIEAGRVITLLEPDVPPLRTWFLAVRAGSLGLAHLARAHDRLLRAAAHW, encoded by the coding sequence ATGGACCTGGCCCTGCTGCGCACCTTCGTCGCCGTACACCGGGCCGGCTCGTTCACCCGGGCCGCCACACTCCTCGGGTTGTCCCAGCCCGCCGTCACCTCGCAGATCCGAACCCTCGAACGCCAGCTCGGCCGCCCCCTGTTCCACCGCCGCGCCCGAGGGGTCACGCCCACCGCCGTCGGTGACGAGCTGGCCCACAAGGCCGCGCCGCACCTCGACGCGTTGCTGCGGATCGCCGAGACCGAGCGGGAGGCCGCGGGCACGTTACGGACCCTGCACCTCGCCGGTCCCCCGGAGTTCCTGTGCCTACGGGTGCTCCCCGCCCTGGCCCCGCTCGTGGGTCAGGGGCAGACCCTGCGTACCGCCTTCACCTCCGACGCGGAGCAGGCCCTGGACGGTCTGGCCGCCGGACAGCACGACTTGGTCGTCACCACCTCGCGGCCGCGCGGCGGCCTGTTCTCGGCGAGTCCCCTCTGCGACGAGGACCACGTCCTGGTGGCCGCGCCCTACTGGGCCGCCCTGGCCGATCCGGCGGAGCTGCGCGCCAACGGCCCCCTCGCCCTCGACGGGGTCCCCGTCGTCGAGGTCCACGAGAGCCTGCCTCTCGTCACCCGCTACTGGGGAGCCGTCTTCGACCGCGTCCCCGAGTGCGCCGCCACCGTCGTGGCCCCCGACCTGCGGGCGGTGCTGGAATGCGTACGGGCCGGCGCGGGCCTCGCCGTTCTGCCGCGCTACCTGTGCCGGGACGACATCGAAGCGGGAAGGGTCATCACCCTGTTGGAGCCGGACGTACCGCCGCTGCGTACGTGGTTCCTCGCGGTCCGCGCAGGCAGCCTGGGCCTGGCCCACCTCGCGCGGGCTCACGACCGGCTGCTGCGGGCCGCCGCGCACTGGTGA